A single window of Methylomarinum sp. Ch1-1 DNA harbors:
- the creC gene encoding two-component system sensor histidine kinase CreC: MSIRRRIILGIVLLIGGGFYFPISLVVDDIELRYRESTEEPLVDASRVLAALAASSDINGNINLPLFRAGFDQVRSQVFSAQVFGLLKSQVDWHVYITDRTGVVIFDSNDGRDEGKDYSQWRDVHRTLRGDYGARTSPMENNADRRMMYIAAPILHQGDLIGVLSVGKPTYSADQFTEAAQNKFIIGGTFVCLALIVIGLLLSVWVTRPIIRLTDYARAVRDGKRLRRPRLGSSEMEELGVAFEQMRDALAGKRYVENYVQTLTHEIKSPLSAISGAVELLEEDLTPAQRQTFLRNIRQESGRIGRIVDNLLLLSSLETRKYINSKERIGVSNLLAELEKTLAPLLAVKNIELDIRGERDLTIRGEPNLIRQALLNIVQNAIDFSPAGGAIVVRVLRQTNGVCFAVLDQGPGIPDYARERVFERFYSLKRPSDGRKSSGLGLSLVKEIAVLHQGNITLTNRPDGGAEARLFFPSM, from the coding sequence ATGAGCATCCGCCGACGCATCATCCTGGGTATCGTTCTGCTGATTGGCGGCGGCTTTTATTTTCCGATTTCCTTAGTTGTCGACGATATCGAGCTGCGTTACCGTGAATCGACCGAGGAGCCTTTGGTCGATGCCTCGCGTGTCTTGGCGGCGCTGGCCGCATCCTCCGACATCAACGGCAACATCAATCTGCCGCTGTTTCGGGCCGGTTTTGATCAGGTCCGCTCGCAGGTGTTTTCCGCACAGGTATTCGGCCTGTTGAAAAGCCAGGTGGATTGGCATGTCTACATCACCGACCGCACCGGCGTCGTTATCTTCGATTCCAATGACGGCCGCGACGAAGGCAAGGATTACTCGCAATGGCGCGATGTTCATCGCACGTTGCGCGGAGACTATGGCGCGCGCACGTCGCCGATGGAAAATAACGCAGACAGAAGGATGATGTATATTGCCGCGCCGATTTTGCACCAAGGCGACTTAATCGGCGTGTTGTCGGTGGGCAAGCCGACCTACAGCGCTGATCAATTTACCGAAGCTGCACAGAATAAATTCATCATTGGCGGAACCTTCGTGTGCTTGGCCTTGATCGTTATCGGCCTGTTGCTTAGCGTCTGGGTGACCCGGCCGATTATTCGCCTGACCGATTACGCTCGCGCGGTCCGTGACGGCAAACGGCTGCGACGGCCACGGCTGGGTTCGAGTGAAATGGAAGAACTGGGCGTCGCTTTCGAACAAATGCGCGATGCGCTGGCCGGAAAACGCTATGTCGAAAATTACGTGCAAACGCTGACCCACGAGATTAAAAGTCCGTTGTCGGCGATCAGCGGCGCGGTCGAATTGCTGGAAGAAGACCTAACACCGGCGCAGCGGCAGACGTTTCTACGCAATATCCGGCAAGAGAGCGGGCGCATAGGTCGCATCGTCGATAATCTGCTATTGCTGTCCTCATTGGAGACTCGAAAATACATCAATTCGAAAGAGCGCATCGGCGTGAGCAACCTGCTTGCCGAACTGGAAAAAACACTTGCGCCATTGTTGGCGGTCAAAAATATCGAGTTGGACATACGGGGCGAGCGCGATTTGACGATTCGAGGCGAACCGAACCTGATCCGGCAGGCCTTGCTGAACATCGTGCAAAATGCGATCGATTTTAGCCCGGCCGGTGGCGCGATCGTTGTTCGAGTCTTACGGCAGACGAATGGTGTTTGCTTTGCGGTGCTCGACCAAGGACCGGGTATCCCAGACTATGCGCGTGAGCGGGTTTTCGAACGATTTTATTCATTGAAACGGCCGTCAGACGGCCGCAAGAGTTCCGGCCTCGGTCTCAGTTTGGTCAAGGAAATAGCGGTCTTGCATCAGGGGAATATCACGCTGACGAATCGTCCCGACGGCGGCGCCGAGGCCCGCTTGTTTTTCCCTTCAATGTAG
- the creB gene encoding two-component system response regulator CreB, giving the protein MATILIVDDEPSIVDNTTFALETEGFKVKAASTGSEALQEMAGENFDLLILDIGLPDMNGFDLARQIRASSTIPLIFLTARSDEIDRVVGLELGGDDYVTKPFSPRELSARVKAVLRRTALKEPADTQSLLSNSAWFAIDKERFRISYRNTPLELSRTEYRLLQLLIQSPGRVYSREQLMDNAWEHGGISLERTVDTHIKTIRQKLKAVCPDDDPIVTHRGIGYSLRDER; this is encoded by the coding sequence ATGGCGACCATACTCATCGTCGACGACGAGCCGTCGATTGTCGATAACACAACCTTCGCATTGGAAACCGAAGGGTTTAAGGTAAAGGCGGCTTCCACCGGCAGCGAGGCGCTGCAGGAAATGGCGGGCGAAAACTTCGATTTGCTGATTCTCGACATCGGTTTGCCCGACATGAACGGTTTCGATCTAGCGCGTCAAATCCGCGCGTCTTCGACGATACCGTTGATTTTTTTGACCGCGCGCAGCGACGAAATCGACCGGGTCGTAGGTCTGGAACTGGGCGGGGATGATTATGTCACCAAGCCATTTAGTCCGCGCGAACTCAGCGCACGGGTCAAGGCGGTGTTAAGGCGAACAGCGTTGAAAGAACCCGCCGATACCCAATCGTTACTATCGAATTCCGCCTGGTTCGCTATCGACAAGGAACGGTTCCGCATCAGCTATCGCAATACCCCGCTGGAGCTGTCGCGCACCGAATACCGGCTATTGCAGCTGTTGATACAATCGCCGGGCCGCGTCTATAGCCGCGAACAATTGATGGATAACGCCTGGGAACATGGCGGCATCAGCCTGGAGCGCACGGTCGATACCCATATCAAGACCATCCGCCAGAAACTCAAAGCCGTGTGTCCCGACGACGACCCCATCGTGACTCATCGCGGCATCGGCTACTCGCTACGGGACGAGCGATGA